From the genome of Cololabis saira isolate AMF1-May2022 chromosome 4, fColSai1.1, whole genome shotgun sequence:
GTAACAGGGACGGGCAGATATTAACAACAATAACGAGGGTAGCAATGTTAAGAATTTATATACAAAATATTATCCCTGAACAGTTAGACTGCACTCATTCATAACTCACTTTAAACATGCACACGGCCACCAGGTTGGACCTGAATAGATCAGGTGATGCAGTAATCACAGTAGTCCTGAAAGAGCTTGACAAACTTGCCTAAAGTTTCAATTGTCAAAAATTAGCAGATTTGTAGGTTTCAACTTGTGTTAAAAATCTTATCGGTCAAACATAATGACCCGCCGGGAGCTCGACACGGCGATTATGCCGAGCCATGCATAGGACACAAgataataagaaagaaagagggttCAAGAAGTGTCAGGGGATtactttctcacacacacacacacgcacacacgcacacacacgcgcacacacacgcacacacacgcacgcgcacgcgcacacacgcacacacgcacacgcacacgcaggcTCGCTTGGCGACCCTCCACAAAACTCCAACCAACTACTTTCACACCCGTCAACCCTGGAGTTCAACAgtgaaacagactttttttttatttgcacaatcACCACCAACATGCAGCATCCATAAGTTAGGAAAAAAATCCAACTCAaacagggaggaaaaaaaaaaccaaatgaacaaaaaaatctgaaaatggctGCAAAACATGCACAAGCTTTAAGCGTTCTGGCAATTTACAAATgtaaacaataaaagaaaaaaaaaacaaggatttaCTATCACAATAATATATAGAGAAATAATACACACCCGTTTCACATGTAGGTAagattgctgttttttttttatgcatagAAAATAATTATACAAAAAGATCAGTAGACCAGACTTTAAAGTCTTCatacttacatttataaaaattagaaaaaaaacaagccaaCAAACAGAACAGGAATGATCCATGCGTACTGTCACAAAGTCAGGAGCGCAGCCTTGCTTGGCCCCGTGAGCCTTGTAAACATTAAGTGACAAGTGTTGTGACAagcaagctcctttaaaaagagGACTGTGAGACACTGCAGGCAGACAGTGTTTGGATTCATTTCAGCCCTGTATCTGCAcaaacatctttagtctttaAAAGGTCCTCTTAAAAGAAAACGGCAATGTAGCACAATATGGCCTCTCTCCATTCATTGGTGTTGAAGAGATCAACATCATTCTATTGCTGGGCTTTTTTCTTATTATCTCTTTTAATATGTATAACGAGTTCTGTGTATTATCTGAAGCTGTGAGCCGTCTTCCAACTGTCCAGACGGTCACCGGGCAAAGAAATCACACGTCTTGTGCATCCTGCGCTACAACATGGTGATCGGCTTCCTGCGTCGGTGTGGACTGTGGCGGCTCACTTCCTGTTTGCGAGTTATGGTAATCTCCCTGTTGAATGTCATGGCCTTGTTTTTCTCTGTGGTCTGAAGAACTGTAGGCACTTAGTTTCAATCAGCAGCTTTGCATACAGTCAAGAGCAACTGTTGGCTGCTGGGTGCCTAAGTGCTGGTGGGGAGGACGGTGCCGTTCGCGGCCGTCTACAGTGCTGCGACTTTTGAAGAATTTCAACTAAACCGTCTTTTTCATTGCATGGGTAAGTGTAATCTTATGCAGTGCTATGTTACTGTGTGGCTGAGAAAAAGGCTCTCAGAGCACAGAAGTCAAAGCTAAGCTTGCCTCTGCACCGCTGTCATGTGGAAGAGTTTCCACTATGGCTGGACTCCTTCTGCCCTCCTCAAACTTTCCCTCATTTACCTCCTCTCCTATCGCCACATCACTCTGTATTTTGCCCTCCGCGTCCATCCGATCCAAAGCGGCCTCatcctcctccattttcaccaccacggctgctgctgcttctccagCCCTCAGAGCAGCTAAAGTGTCTGCGGCGCTGGCCTGTGCGTACGCCCCGACGCTTGCGTGACTCAGGCCGTGAACTTTCTTCAGATGTTTTTCCAGGGTGGCGTAGACGGTGAAAGGCACGGCACACAGCTGGCACAGAAAGGAGGCCTTCGCCCCCTGGGCGCCGTGGGTCTTCATGTGGCGTGTCAACTTTGAACTCTGCGCGCAGGCGTAGCTGCAGAGGCCGCAGCGGTATGGCCGCTCACCTGTGTGGCTGCGACGGTGCACGGTCAGGTTGCTGCTGTTTCTGAACTGCTTACCACAATACTCGCAGGCCtcatctttcttcttcttccctgTCGAACCGGCAGATGTATTGTTGTTTCCTCCAGCGTTGGGTCCTCCTGTAACACCCCTCCGGTCGTTGTCTCTCTGCCACTCCTGCACAGCCTCGCTGAACTTGGCCGAGTTCCATTCCTGTTCTCTGTCAATGAGCTCTCTTCTTTCATTCTCCCACTCGCCGACTCCTCGCGCTCTGTCGCCCGTCTCTGGGCGTTTGGGGGTGCAGTTGCCGCTTGCGATGCCGCTCTCACCGCTGCCTCCTGTCTCTCCGCTCTCCAGCGAGCCTTCGGAGGGGCTGGCGCAGGGTGAGGCGTGCTGGGGCTCCCCCTGCCCCTCAGCTTCCTCTTCACCTCTCgctcctccctctctctggtGCTGGTACAGCCTCAGCAGCTCCCCGTTGGGCGGTCTAGCCTGGGGAGGTAGCAGCATTAGACCTGAAGCTATGGAAAGGTGTTTGGGAAGGGTGAGGTCCAACTCGGAGGAGCCCTGTGCCCTAACATCTGTACCAGCCATCCCCTTCCCCATgattgcagctggctgcatctGAAGCCTCTCTCTCACCCCTTGTTTCCTAGCATCCTCTTCCATGGTGACCATCTCTACCAAGTCACATCCACTTGCTCCACCTCCGGCCTGTCGGTGCTGGCTCCTTATATGACGAGCCAGCTGTCCGCTCTGAGCGAAGGCTTGTCCGCACACCCCGCAGTGATAAGGCTTCTCGCAGGTGTGAGTCCGGCGATGGGCCGACAGGGAACGCAGTGACGGGAAGTTTTGATCACATAGCTCACAGTGGTAGTCAGCCTGGAGAGTGCCGGTTTGAGGGAAGGGGGAAGCTGCTGGTGGAGATGAAGATGGGGACAGTAAAAGGCCTTGGGGTGAGCTGCCGGTGCCGTTACTCCCCACGGCTAGCTCTCTGAGTCGCACTGAAAAGTTCATCGCCTGTTGGTTAGCCATGGAGGACGCGGACACGGCGTGTATCTGACGGGAACGACGCAGGAAAGAGGGCTGGAAGGCTGAGGCGAGAGCTTGGTTCAGGTGGCTCGGGTCCAAAACTGCCGCAGGAGGTTTGTGATCTCTTCCTCCCACGTCTGTGTCATCCTCTTCATTCTCTTGGTAGATgctgaaggagtgtgtgtgctgAGCGTGCTGCAGGAGCGCCCatgcagacacaaacacagcttCACACTGCTGGCAAGTGAAATACGGGGGCTCCTCTGGCCCTGCAAAGAAACATGAACAGAGGAGCAGAGGATAAAATGCGATTAGAAGGAAGTCACGGATGTCACACTTTGCAAACGTCTTCATTTTCCATCAGGATACAAGTTTCGTCAATTAAAACCAGCTTTATTAACTGGTGTACATTGCAATTAACTTTCTCCGTGTATCCAATGGATACGGAGTAGCACATCTTTCATTTGGAGTTTCCACTATTTTCCCTCCTGTTTGCCATTTTTGACCTCCATTATCTCCTGAAGAAAGTTTCTGAATCAAAAAGAAGTTATTCTTGTTTTTCTACAAGTACAGTATCGCTCAGTTAAGGTCTAAGCAAAATAAATGTGGTTATCAGATGGTGTACGCGACAAACTGTATGTAACAGATACAGGGAACTAGCCCACAATGACATAACCTGATCGTGTATGTTTGAAAGTATCATGTTTGGAGATTTGGTACAAACCTGCTCAGTCTTTTGAAACCTGACACCATAGGAGACTGGTGGGACTGACTGACAGTGAAAATATACTAGTGAAAATATACACAACCAATGTACTGTTAATACACCTGCAGCTTTAAAAAGAAGAACCTAAAGCACTCCCAAGTTTAAGCAATCACTTATTAGGACTTACGGTCGTTCTATGCAGCTtttggaagttttttttttttttttcttttttaaacaaaagaaGCTGCCCCCTGTTGGCCATTTCTTCTTCATATTGGCCTCACttttttacgacggagtattagggccaaacaaaaaaaggaaattacgagaataaagtcataatgtaatgagaataaagtcataatattacgagaataaagttgtaaaattacgagaataaagtcgtaaaattacgagaataaagtcgtaatatattataaatatataaatataacttcacaagatgctcaatattcctcattttaacacagggagaagaagctcttcctgttagagttctcataaattatattctcataatattacgactttattctcgcaacgttacgactttattctcgtaatgttacgactttattctcgtaatgttacgactttattctcgtaatgttacgactttattctcgtaatattacgactttattctattacgactttattctcgtaattttacgactttattctcattatattatgactttattctcgtaatttccaattttttttgtcttagtttggccctaatactccgtcgtacttttTAGACCAGGAGGCTTCATCTGTCAGTCATATAATGAAACGTATTGAATATGTGAGGCAACCTGCGTAACCGAGCTTACCCAATAATTACAAGACCGCTACCACTTGTCTCAGGGCTTGACTCGTGCACAGACGTGGTGTACTGAATCTTTTGTAGATTCTGATCTATTGCGCATCTACAGCATGAACAACCATATAAAACCAGCAGTTGCCCAAGTTCGCATTTGCAACCGCATATAATCAAGCCCAAACGAGGTATGGACTGGCACTTCAAAACAATCTGAGGACCGAGTAAAACTGAAGAGAAGGGAGATGAGAGTATAGGGATTCAACACGTGCTGTAATGGTTTTCAAATGCAGTCAGATAAACCcttagaaatataaaaaaaatattaattttagcAACTTTCAAATGGTCGAGCCATAGAGCTGGCAGACCAGTCTCTGAAGCACTAATGTGGACGGCCCCGTGATGAAGGACTTGGCCAAAAAGGAGGGCAgacacaggaagaaaaaaatacatgggAAAAAGTATAACCCAAAgcaggaaaaagaaataaagatcgAAAAGCTGAAGGGCCAACAGCCATGTGGCAAAGTAAATCTGGAGATATTTTTATATATGGATAGCTTTGTCTTCTAACTGAGAGCCACTCTCCAATTAAACTGCAAATTGCTAATTAGCAGAACGCAGAAAACGAACGCTTTATGTAAATCAGGCACTGACTCAGCCTGCTTGACAAATGAGGCCTTTCTGCATAAATCAAAATTGGAGAGAAGATCCCCAAATTGAGGGGAAAACAgtcttttacacttttttttttgagaggTTCAAAGCCGACTCTGGTATAAGCCTCTTTCATGTTTCCTCAAGTCAAATCCTTCTGTATTTTACTGGAGGGGGGATGAGAGCGAAGATGAAAAAGAGAGCAActgtttctttctcttcttcccCTCTCCCACCCTCCCTCTGTCTGGAGACGAGAGGAGCAGCGGTGTTCGTGTCCTTTAACCTAGCCTGAGGAGAAACCCAGGAGAAGTTGAGATACTTCTTTTAAAAATAGGGTGAGAGGAGTGAGAGCGggatgaaaaaaatgtttaaaaaaaaaaaaaaaagggagagcaAAAGGTAGGTCAGGGCTCGggagataaaaagaaaatgagatAAAAAAGATTGTAATGTAGTGCGGGGGGCCAAGAGACACCACAAAAATATGTCACCCCTTCGAATTGTACTTGAGACCCATCCTCCAACCCCGGTCCTCCTCACCCCACCGCCCTCCAAAACCCACCAAATCTTTCCCCGAGGCTGGGGGGGCTTTTGTCTCGGGGTCCTGGAGTGAAACACAATACCCAGCCGGTTTCTCTTTCCTTCACTCTCTCTCCACTCActcctttgtgtgtgtgcgtgagtgtgggtgtgtgtgtgtgtgtgtgtgtgtaaggatTCCCATTTGGCCCAGGGTAGCACTTGAATATTAAGCAGAAGCAATAACTACTAATTAAAAATGCAGATTGGCTGGGAGCACTAACGAGCAGCAGGCAGAATCTCTTCTCTCTTGGGAGGTAGAGGGAGGAGAAATgagaggaagaagagagaagGGGGGGGTTGAAAGAGGGCAAAGCAAAAGTGTGTTGAAGatggggggggtgagggggcgtcggagatgaggggaaaaaaaaacaaacaaggagaataaataaaaaggaatgaGACAGATGCACACGTCTCTTCGGTAATCCATCCCGCTTACCCCCTTTTCTCCTCCGTCATTGGCGCTTCTCTCTTTTGAATACAGAAAATAGACGGAGGGCCGGTGTGTTGTGGGATAACCGTCCTTTCACTTTCAATCATCTTAGCACTGTCACATGCATGAAACTGCTCGAGATTCAAGTCAATCACCTCCAACTTAAAAGGGCAGCagcttttaaatgaaaaaaaaaaaaggaaaaaaaaaaaaatcaactttgTGCCACAACAGAAGCGACCAAACTTCTCCACAAATGTGACCAAACATTCATGAAAACAAAATTTCAGCCACACTTATCCACGTTTGCATTATTCATGCCATTTCCCTCTTCGTCTCATGCATGTGTTAGGTTTGTTGTATAATACTGCGGGCAGCAAATTACCAAACTGCTGTACTCTGTGACTGCAAGTGAGACACACGGTGAACGATGAAATACAgtcttaaagaagaaaaaaaagaaagaaagaaagggagatggTGGACAAACGGAAACTGTGCATGCAAGCGTCCCTCGAGCGTTACACAAAGGAAGGAACTGCTAACGCACGTGTGCATGACAGAGAGAGTTTCAACATGTGCAGAGGGGCACTTGTACCTGCCATTAGTTTGTGGTAAGATGCTGTGTCCATAAGCAATCACTTATCTGTCAGACTCCTAACCCTCTTTTCCACTTTCAAGACCCGCTGGAAAGCAACCACATCAACTCTCCATCTAGGACATATTTTTATCTGCTAACATGAAATTCTTCAAAAAGGATTTTAATGAGAATGCAGAAAGTTCTGATGCACCTTGGCGTTGTGCATCAAATTTGGCATCACAGGATCTACAGTCTCATTTTTGCTCATCTTCTCTGAGAGAAACTGAAAAACTGTGAAGAGAGACaccttcaggaaaaaaaaatggctcTAATGTGTTACACAGTTAAGAAGAGAGAGAAGATACGGAGTGTATGAAAACaaggggaagagggggagcaaGATCAAGAAAAAGCAGGAGGAGAATCCCAGGAGCTCAGGTGGCTCAGCCCGGGGCAGAACAGTGGGAGATGGCTGAGGAGCTGCATATGATGCAATGTCCTCCATTTCGGTGTCATGACAGTGAGGAGAGCTGCAAGATCTGTCTCGCTTTCACTCTTCTGCCC
Proteins encoded in this window:
- the znf296 gene encoding zinc finger protein 296 — its product is MSRRKLGSRPQHLSAIQDAPDMEDGTGSSGDHHPPPPLPPHQVPAPDEGRDLLTCGQCSQAFPLAHILAFIQHKQGGCSSRNPSPSVSTTPPSPANQARHQQPAGAGLGPGFIELRRGTGRDRVWGEELGVSVKAEPTKSGPEEPPYFTCQQCEAVFVSAWALLQHAQHTHSFSIYQENEEDDTDVGGRDHKPPAAVLDPSHLNQALASAFQPSFLRRSRQIHAVSASSMANQQAMNFSVRLRELAVGSNGTGSSPQGLLLSPSSSPPAASPFPQTGTLQADYHCELCDQNFPSLRSLSAHRRTHTCEKPYHCGVCGQAFAQSGQLARHIRSQHRQAGGGASGCDLVEMVTMEEDARKQGVRERLQMQPAAIMGKGMAGTDVRAQGSSELDLTLPKHLSIASGLMLLPPQARPPNGELLRLYQHQREGGARGEEEAEGQGEPQHASPCASPSEGSLESGETGGSGESGIASGNCTPKRPETGDRARGVGEWENERRELIDREQEWNSAKFSEAVQEWQRDNDRRGVTGGPNAGGNNNTSAGSTGKKKKDEACEYCGKQFRNSSNLTVHRRSHTGERPYRCGLCSYACAQSSKLTRHMKTHGAQGAKASFLCQLCAVPFTVYATLEKHLKKVHGLSHASVGAYAQASAADTLAALRAGEAAAAVVVKMEEDEAALDRMDAEGKIQSDVAIGEEVNEGKFEEGRRSPAIVETLPHDSGAEASLALTSVL